One window from the genome of Castellaniella sp. MT123 encodes:
- a CDS encoding TSUP family transporter gives MEITFDIATLLFFVAMLAGTIDAIAGGGGLITIPALLAVGLPPGVAIATNKIGGIAGSTAATLHFLRMRQIDLKRSRWMMLGAFLGSLVGGIALTRIDSGILKQIIPFLLIGFALYFLLSPRVGAQDRTQRITQAVYAASLAPMIGFYDGFFGPGTGTFLAISLVTLLGMNLVKATAHAKLLNLCSNLASVIFFALNGNILWAFGLPMLAGQWVGGTIGARLVVTRGHQLIRILMVTMAVIVSVKMLLDR, from the coding sequence ATGGAAATCACCTTCGATATCGCCACGCTGCTGTTCTTCGTCGCCATGCTGGCGGGTACCATCGACGCCATCGCGGGCGGTGGCGGTCTGATCACCATCCCCGCGCTGCTGGCCGTCGGCCTGCCGCCGGGGGTGGCGATCGCCACCAACAAGATCGGCGGCATCGCCGGGTCCACGGCCGCGACCCTGCATTTTCTGCGCATGCGCCAGATCGACCTGAAGCGCAGCCGCTGGATGATGCTGGGGGCTTTCCTGGGATCCCTGGTGGGCGGGATTGCACTGACCCGCATCGACAGCGGCATCCTGAAGCAGATCATTCCGTTCCTGCTGATCGGATTTGCCCTGTATTTCCTGTTGTCGCCCCGGGTCGGAGCGCAGGATCGCACCCAGCGCATCACCCAGGCGGTCTACGCTGCCAGCCTGGCGCCGATGATCGGCTTCTACGATGGCTTCTTCGGCCCCGGCACCGGGACGTTCCTGGCGATTTCGCTCGTGACGCTGCTGGGCATGAATCTGGTCAAGGCGACAGCGCATGCCAAACTGCTGAACCTGTGCAGCAACCTGGCATCGGTCATTTTCTTCGCCCTGAACGGCAACATCTTGTGGGCCTTCGGTCTGCCGATGCTCGCCGGCCAATGGGTGGGCGGCACGATCGGCGCCCGGCTGGTCGTGACGCGCGGCCATCAGCTGATCCGCATCCTGATGGTGACGATGGCCGTCATCGTGTCGGTGAAGATGCTGCTGGATCGATAG
- a CDS encoding DctP family TRAP transporter solute-binding subunit, whose translation MRFTRFIGAAALAFTALAAALPAQAANYKSEYKLSIVVGTNFPWGQGAVIWSDLVRERTNGRINIKVYPGTSLVQGDQTREFTAIRQGVIDMAVGSTINWSPQVKELNLFSLPFLMPDYPAIDALTHGKVGEQLFGILSKKGVVPLAWGENGYRQLSNSVREVKAPEDIKGMKLRVVGSPLYIDTFTALGANPTQMSWADAQPALASGAVDGQENPLSIYAGAKLYDVGQKYLSLWNYVADPLIFVVNKDVWSSWSPDDQKIVREAAIEAGRREIVIARKGVTNTDNSLLKEIEGHGVTVTVLSPEQIQSFAKVTQPVFDKWAKQIGPDLVKQAQADIAKR comes from the coding sequence ATGCGTTTCACACGATTCATCGGCGCCGCCGCGCTGGCCTTCACGGCCCTGGCAGCCGCCCTGCCGGCTCAGGCCGCCAACTACAAGTCCGAATACAAACTGTCCATCGTGGTCGGCACCAATTTCCCCTGGGGGCAGGGGGCGGTGATCTGGTCCGATCTGGTGCGCGAACGCACCAACGGGCGCATCAACATCAAGGTCTACCCGGGCACTTCCCTGGTGCAGGGCGACCAGACCCGCGAATTCACCGCCATCCGTCAGGGCGTAATCGACATGGCGGTCGGGTCGACCATCAACTGGTCCCCGCAGGTCAAGGAACTGAATCTGTTCTCGCTGCCATTCCTGATGCCCGACTACCCGGCCATCGACGCGCTGACCCACGGCAAGGTCGGCGAGCAGTTGTTCGGCATCCTGTCGAAGAAAGGCGTGGTGCCGCTGGCCTGGGGCGAAAATGGCTACCGGCAGCTGAGCAATTCGGTGCGCGAGGTGAAGGCCCCGGAAGACATCAAAGGCATGAAGCTGCGCGTGGTCGGCTCGCCGCTGTACATCGACACGTTCACAGCCCTGGGCGCCAACCCAACGCAAATGAGCTGGGCGGATGCGCAGCCCGCGCTGGCCAGCGGCGCGGTGGATGGCCAGGAAAATCCACTGTCCATCTATGCCGGCGCGAAGCTCTACGACGTGGGGCAGAAATATCTCAGCCTGTGGAACTACGTGGCTGATCCGCTGATTTTCGTGGTCAACAAGGACGTCTGGAGTTCCTGGTCGCCGGATGACCAGAAGATCGTGCGCGAAGCGGCCATCGAAGCCGGCCGGCGCGAGATCGTGATCGCTCGCAAAGGCGTGACCAACACCGACAATTCGCTGCTGAAGGAAATCGAAGGCCACGGGGTGACGGTGACCGTGTTGTCGCCCGAGCAGATCCAGTCCTTCGCCAAGGTGACGCAGCCGGTGTTCGACAAATGGGCCAAGCAGATCGGGCCGGATCTGGTGAAGCAGGCGCAGGCGGATATCGCGAAGCGGTAA